Proteins from a genomic interval of Chanos chanos chromosome 3, fChaCha1.1, whole genome shotgun sequence:
- the fignl2 gene encoding fidgetin-like protein 2, which produces MLSPIVSYSLLKMHWNPEHAQPLSQWPEQHLDVSSTTSSPAHKSELYPSRNRGSYSYAWANDDISALTASNLLKRYAEKYSGVLDSPYDRPTVSTYPEPGAFGALNGSQKSELEPWPLTHSTEGTYPLVPPSAHDALTGPKVVPTSAGPPGSGSVSAAVNSNLSDSGYSGSSSCSGPHSSEYPPSYNGTYLSSGYCPQPSSALPPASLHALQPTPTLVPSYAPSAPVYNYPPSSYPHQTSLVPSYSHPPTPYLPSGLAAPTPLTSRPTVVGGSYGYQNTSLGSSEPVGSLKRKAFEMTLEEDDGDSSRYRKYGYDPMKPGGDSPYSVGDKGECRGNGFSATSTEAQAFKPNKPSSQPAIGGEEVGKYSGMKPLVSPPYAAAGDYSPPAAITGENGGAEQSFSQHRSHKRSAPCSQPNDPLKNAEPRLLDLVSSELQDCSPALLWGELAGHTHIKAALEEDLLWPVLRPNPAVHPPRTVLMFGPQGGGKTTLVRSMASQLGATFYRLSGSTLASKWKGEAEQLLATLFSVAAARQPAVVMLSEVEALKEEGLRQQLQAQLEKAQHGQTGGPALVVCTTRRPDLLKEPLLRCFSKRYHVALPDGSVRRQVLLQALAPQGCSLSERELAAVLQRSEGFSIWELLQLCQQALASASASTPGSLHGLPAPLTAPAFKDFENAFCKVRPHSTPKELDTCMEWSKVYSH; this is translated from the coding sequence GCCTGTTAAAGATGCACTGGAACCCAGAGCATGCCCAGCCCCTGAGCCAGTGGCCTGAGCAACATTTGGATGTGTCCTCCACCACCTCTTCCCCCGCCCACAAGTCAGAGCTTTACCCCAGCCGCAACCGTGGCTCTTACAGCTACGCATGGGCAAACGATGACATCTCGGCCCTCACTGCCTCCAACCTTCTGAAGCGCTATGCCGAGAAGTACTCGGGCGTGCTGGATTCGCCCTACGATCGCCCCACAGTGAGCACCTACCCAGAACCAGGGGCCTTTGGAGCCCTCAACGGAAGCCAGAAGAGCGAATTGGAGCCCTGGCCGCTGACGCACAGCACTGAAGGAACGTACCCGCTGGTGCCCCCTTCCGCACACGATGCCCTTACTGGGCCCAAGGTGGTTCCGACGTCGGCAGGCCCACCTGGCTCGGGCAGCGTGTCGGCAGCAGTCAACAGCAACCTGTCAGACTCTGGATACAGCGGGAGCAGCTCCTGTAGCGGCCCCCACTCTAGCGAATACCCCCCTAGCTACAATGGCACCTACCTCTCGTCAGGGTACTGTCCCCAACCAAGCTCAGCACTTCCTCCAGCCTCCCTACATGCTTTGCAGCCCACTCCAACCCTCGTACCCAGTTATGCACCCTCTGCCCCTGTCTACAACTACCCACCCAGCAGCTACCCTCATCAGACCAGCTTAGTTCCCAGCTACAGCCACCCCCCAACTCCCTACCTACCCTCTGGGCTGGCTGCACCCACTCCTCTAACCTCACGGCCCACCGTGGTAGGAGGCAGCTACGGCTACCAGAACACCAGTCTGGGCAGCTCGGAGCCCGTGGGATCGTTAAAGAGAAAGGCATTTGAGATGACCCTGGAGGAGGACGACGGGGATAGCTCGCGCTACAGGAAGTACGGGTACGATCCCATGAAGCCAGGTGGCGACTCGCCCTACAGCGTCGGCGACAAAGGGGAGTGTCGCGGGAACGGCTTCAGTGCAACCAGCACGGAGGCACAGGCTTTCAAGCCCAACAAGCCCTCATCCCAGCCTGCCATTGGGGGAGAGGAGGTGGGAAAATACAGTGGGATGAAGCCCCTGGTCTCACCTCCCTATGCAGCAGCAGGGGACTACAGCCCCCCGGCTGCAATTACGGGGGAGAACGGAGGAGCAGAACAGAGTTTCTCCCAGCACCGCTCACACAAGCGCTCAGCCCCCTGTTCACAGCCTAACGACCCTTTAAAGAATGCAGAGCCTCGTCTGCTGGACCTGGTGAGCAGCGAGTTGCAGGACTGCAGTCCAGCGTTGCTGTGGGGTGAGCTGGCCGGACACACTCACATCAAAGCTGCACTGGAGGAGGACCTGCTGTGGCCTGTGCTGAGGCCCAACCCTGCCGTCCACCCGCCTAGAACCGTCCTCATGTTTGGCCCGCAGGGAGGGGGTAAAACCACGCTGGTGCGTTCCATGGCTTCTCAGCTTGGCGCTACTTTCTACCGGCTGAGCGGCTCCACGCTGGCCTCCAAATGGAAGGGTGAGGCAGAGCAGCTTCTGGCCACGTTGTTCTCGGTGGCAGCTGCTAGGCAACCAGCCGTGGTGATGCTCAGCGAGGTGGAGGCTCTGAAGGAGGAGGGTCTCCGACAGCAGTTGCAGGCCCAACTGGAGAAAGCACAGCACGGGCAGACGGGTGGCCCGGCCTTGGTTGTGTGCACCACGCGCCGGCCTGACCTGCTGAAAGAGCCCCTGCTGCGCTGCTTCTCCAAGCGCTACCACGTAGCCTTGCCCGACGGGAGCGTGCGCAGGCAAGTGCTGCTTCAGGCCCTGGCACCTCAAGGCTGCAGCCTGAGCGAGCGGGAGTTGGCCGCCGTGCTGCAGCGCTCAGAGGGATTCTCCATCTGGGAGCTCCTGCAGCTCTGCCAGCAAGCCCTGGCTTCTGCCTCTGCCTCCACCCCTGGTTCTCTGCACGGCCTCCCCGCTCCTCTCACCGCTCCCGCCTTCAAAGACTTCGAGAATGCCTTCTGCAAGGTACGCCCCCACAGCACCCCTAAAGAACTGGACACTTGTATGGAGTGGAGCAAGGTGTACAGCCACTGA